One stretch of Desulfocurvus vexinensis DSM 17965 DNA includes these proteins:
- a CDS encoding DUF4340 domain-containing protein, with product MKKHAALALVAALALVALLALPGRKPSRPGGAWPEYAPGEVVRIAVSGPAGEYALEARGGGWALRVPGAAGQPLADPVRVEALLDFLARNRPLARVDDPGPERSGLGSAASLTINDADRLEIGAPDAKGAGVFARRGGGGVVLLAREYAQVLGRPAGHYLDLRLLDFDPGQVEAVTLGRGSQAVEIARGAAGPAFVRPAERAGQPALAEALDLWLHELRTLQALGPAPEAPAPGREPDLLVTLRQRGAGEHALKLFAPADGAGPWTALSSRQEAYFLLDPGQVAKVDRNAFSFADRRLAALDPGAVDRLVLSVSGQELRAERDGRRWRVQGLPGALTGIDMLLWRLTDLQYEFGPLETPPPGARERLRLELGLRGGEKREFVFHIDPALPAGRCWVSHGAQQGFYRIPDQFYKDLKGLLPPQPGAGSNQGARDHRARSAFKGDTHGQNHGRRLS from the coding sequence ATGAAGAAGCACGCTGCCCTGGCTCTTGTGGCCGCCCTGGCTCTTGTGGCCCTTTTGGCCCTGCCGGGCAGGAAGCCGTCCCGCCCTGGCGGGGCGTGGCCGGAGTACGCCCCGGGCGAGGTGGTGCGCATCGCCGTGAGCGGGCCTGCCGGGGAATACGCCCTGGAGGCCCGGGGCGGGGGCTGGGCCCTGCGCGTGCCCGGCGCCGCCGGGCAGCCCCTGGCCGATCCGGTCCGGGTGGAGGCGCTGCTGGATTTCCTGGCCCGCAACCGGCCGCTGGCCCGGGTGGACGATCCCGGGCCGGAGCGCTCCGGCCTGGGATCTGCCGCCAGCCTGACCATCAACGACGCCGACCGCCTGGAAATCGGCGCGCCGGATGCCAAGGGCGCGGGGGTCTTCGCCCGGCGCGGGGGCGGCGGGGTCGTCCTGCTGGCCCGGGAGTATGCCCAGGTGCTGGGCCGCCCCGCCGGGCACTACCTCGACCTGCGGCTGCTGGACTTCGATCCCGGGCAGGTGGAGGCGGTGACCCTGGGGCGGGGTTCCCAGGCGGTGGAGATCGCCCGCGGCGCGGCGGGCCCCGCGTTCGTTCGCCCGGCCGAGCGCGCCGGGCAGCCCGCCCTGGCCGAGGCCCTGGACCTGTGGCTGCACGAGCTGCGCACCCTGCAGGCCCTGGGGCCCGCCCCCGAGGCCCCCGCCCCGGGCCGCGAGCCCGACCTGCTGGTGACCCTGCGCCAGCGCGGCGCCGGGGAGCACGCCCTGAAACTGTTCGCCCCGGCGGATGGCGCCGGGCCCTGGACGGCGCTCTCCAGCCGCCAGGAGGCCTACTTTCTGCTTGACCCGGGGCAGGTCGCCAAAGTAGACAGAAATGCTTTTTCGTTCGCCGACCGCCGGTTGGCCGCCCTCGATCCGGGCGCGGTCGATCGGCTGGTGCTTTCGGTTTCCGGCCAGGAGCTGCGCGCCGAGCGCGACGGCAGGCGCTGGCGGGTCCAGGGGCTCCCCGGCGCCCTGACGGGGATTGACATGCTCCTGTGGCGTCTTACTGACTTGCAGTACGAATTCGGGCCGCTGGAGACGCCGCCCCCCGGCGCGCGCGAGCGGTTGCGCCTGGAGTTGGGCCTGCGCGGCGGCGAGAAGCGGGAGTTCGTGTTTCACATCGACCCGGCCCTGCCCGCGGGGCGGTGCTGGGTGTCGCACGGGGCGCAGCAGGGGTTCTACCGCATCCCGGATCAGTTCTACAAAGATCTCAAGGGCCTCTTGCCCCCGCAGCCGGGGGCGGGCTCGAACCAGGGCGCCCGGGACCACCGGGCCCGCAGTGCTTTCAAGGGAGACACACATGGCCAGAATCACGGTCGAAGATTGTCTTGA
- the rpoZ gene encoding DNA-directed RNA polymerase subunit omega: MARITVEDCLEKVNNRFLIVQMGIKRVKQYREGYDSLVPCKNKEVVSSLREIAAGKVLPSEDLSEIGVASSIG; this comes from the coding sequence ATGGCCAGAATCACGGTCGAAGATTGTCTTGAGAAGGTCAACAACCGCTTCCTCATCGTGCAGATGGGCATCAAGCGCGTGAAGCAGTACCGCGAGGGCTACGATTCGCTGGTGCCGTGCAAGAACAAGGAAGTGGTGTCCTCCCTGCGCGAGATCGCCGCCGGAAAGGTGCTGCCCTCGGAGGATCTCAGCGAGATCGGTGTCGCCTCGAGCATCGGGTAG
- the dnaJ gene encoding molecular chaperone DnaJ: protein MAKADYYEVLGVERGASDDEVKRAYRKKAFEFHPDRNPDDPEAEARFKEAAEAYDVLRDPDKRARYDRFGHEGLGGNGYHGFSNADDIFSSFSDIFGDLFGFGAASRGPRPTQGSDLRYNLRISFRQAAKGDSVTIKVPRNVPCHECNGSGAAPGTRPETCRHCGGSGQIVQSQGFFRVAAPCPSCRGKGQVIAEPCPECRGAGIVQQVRELAVNIPAGVDNGSRLRLRGEGEPGIHGGPPGDLYVVLYVEEDKTFRRQGQDLVHTIQVDMVSAALGTSVEIPTLDEPEKLTVPKGTQSGAVFRLRGLGLPFVNRGGMGDLLVEVVVTTPTGLSRRQEELLREFAEIEEGKVGKKMKNLFKKAVDKAMGG, encoded by the coding sequence ATGGCCAAGGCAGACTACTACGAGGTGCTGGGCGTCGAGCGGGGCGCCTCGGACGACGAGGTCAAGCGGGCCTATCGCAAGAAGGCCTTCGAGTTCCACCCCGACCGCAACCCTGACGACCCCGAGGCCGAGGCCCGCTTCAAGGAGGCCGCCGAAGCCTACGACGTACTGCGCGACCCCGACAAGCGCGCGCGCTATGACCGCTTCGGGCACGAAGGGCTGGGCGGCAACGGGTACCACGGCTTTTCCAACGCCGACGACATTTTCAGCTCCTTTTCCGACATCTTCGGCGACCTGTTCGGCTTCGGCGCCGCCTCGCGCGGGCCGCGCCCGACCCAGGGCTCCGACCTGCGCTACAACCTGCGCATCTCCTTCCGGCAGGCTGCCAAGGGCGACAGCGTGACCATCAAGGTGCCGCGCAACGTGCCCTGCCACGAGTGCAACGGCAGCGGCGCCGCCCCGGGCACCCGCCCCGAGACCTGCCGCCACTGCGGCGGCTCGGGGCAGATCGTGCAGTCCCAGGGCTTTTTCCGCGTGGCCGCGCCGTGCCCCTCGTGCCGGGGCAAGGGCCAGGTCATTGCCGAGCCGTGCCCGGAGTGCCGCGGCGCGGGCATCGTGCAGCAGGTCCGCGAACTGGCGGTGAACATCCCCGCCGGGGTGGACAACGGCTCGCGCCTGCGCCTGCGCGGCGAGGGCGAGCCCGGCATCCACGGCGGCCCCCCCGGCGACCTCTACGTGGTGCTCTACGTGGAGGAGGACAAGACCTTCCGCCGCCAGGGTCAGGACCTGGTGCACACCATCCAGGTGGACATGGTGTCCGCCGCCCTGGGCACCAGCGTGGAAATCCCCACCCTGGACGAGCCCGAGAAGCTGACCGTGCCCAAGGGCACGCAGAGCGGGGCGGTGTTCCGTCTGCGCGGCCTGGGCCTGCCCTTCGTGAACCGGGGCGGCATGGGCGACCTGCTGGTGGAGGTCGTCGTGACCACGCCCACGGGCCTGTCGCGCCGCCAGGAAGAGCTGCTGCGCGAGTTCGCCGAGATCGAGGAAGGCAAGGTGGGCAAAAAGATGAAGAACCTCTTCAAGAAGGCCGTGGACAAGGCCATGGGCGGGTGA
- the moaC gene encoding cyclic pyranopterin monophosphate synthase MoaC encodes MGGQHGNGRGGGLTHIDGSGDARMVDVGHKADTRRVALAGTTVRLSAATFALLQENALPKGDALATAKVAGILAAKQTHALIPMCHPLALSYVDVRFTPAQDEAAIHIEAEARTTGPTGVEMEALVAAQVAALTIYDMCKAVQKDIVITDCRLLHKSGGRSGTYDAPGR; translated from the coding sequence GTGGGCGGACAGCACGGGAACGGACGCGGCGGCGGTCTGACGCATATCGACGGCTCGGGCGACGCGCGCATGGTGGACGTGGGCCACAAGGCCGATACCCGCCGGGTGGCCCTGGCGGGCACCACGGTGCGCCTGTCTGCGGCGACCTTCGCCCTGCTTCAGGAAAACGCCCTGCCCAAGGGCGACGCCCTGGCCACGGCCAAGGTCGCGGGCATCCTGGCCGCCAAGCAGACCCACGCGCTCATCCCCATGTGCCACCCCCTGGCCCTGTCCTATGTGGACGTGCGCTTCACGCCCGCGCAGGACGAGGCGGCCATCCACATCGAGGCCGAGGCGCGCACCACGGGCCCCACGGGCGTGGAGATGGAAGCCCTGGTGGCCGCCCAGGTCGCCGCGCTGACCATCTACGACATGTGCAAGGCCGTGCAGAAGGACATCGTGATCACCGACTGCCGCCTGCTGCACAAGAGCGGCGGCAGGAGCGGCACCTACGACGCCCCCGGGCGCTGA
- the fdhD gene encoding formate dehydrogenase accessory sulfurtransferase FdhD — MSSASALATARPGQAVGLHPTLKRRSGEVFACDDELTVEEPLEIHVDAMPYAVTMRTPGDDLALVAGFCLGEGLARHAGDLLRLEHCPAGHDRVLVDLHPQARTRAPGSRARRDFVARSSCGLCGKQKMDDIHADLPPVPPGGSLPMDALLRLEADFRTRRPVFARTGSTHQAAVYDRHGACLAAAEDVGRHNALDKAAGRVLLDGTRERAFAVLVSSRLSFEMVLKAVALGARVLAGVSAATTLAVDFAQARNLTLVGFLRPGGMNVYTHRERVAP; from the coding sequence ATGTCGTCAGCTAGCGCGCTGGCCACGGCCCGGCCCGGGCAGGCCGTGGGCCTGCATCCGACCCTCAAGCGCAGGAGCGGCGAGGTCTTCGCCTGCGACGACGAGCTGACCGTGGAGGAGCCGCTGGAAATCCATGTGGACGCCATGCCCTACGCCGTGACCATGCGCACGCCCGGCGACGACCTGGCCCTGGTGGCGGGGTTCTGCCTCGGCGAGGGCCTGGCGCGCCACGCGGGCGACCTGTTGCGCCTGGAGCACTGCCCCGCCGGGCACGACCGCGTGCTGGTGGACCTGCACCCCCAGGCCCGCACCCGCGCGCCGGGCAGCCGGGCGCGGCGCGATTTCGTGGCCCGCTCCAGCTGCGGGCTGTGCGGCAAGCAGAAAATGGACGACATCCACGCCGACCTGCCCCCGGTGCCGCCGGGCGGCAGCCTGCCCATGGACGCCCTGCTGCGCCTGGAAGCCGATTTCCGCACGCGCAGGCCGGTCTTCGCGCGCACCGGCTCCACGCATCAGGCGGCGGTGTATGACCGCCACGGCGCCTGCCTGGCCGCCGCCGAGGACGTGGGCCGCCACAACGCCCTGGACAAGGCCGCCGGGCGCGTGCTGCTGGACGGCACCCGGGAGCGCGCCTTCGCCGTGCTGGTCTCGTCGCGGCTGTCCTTCGAGATGGTCCTCAAGGCCGTGGCCCTGGGCGCGCGGGTGCTGGCGGGGGTCAGCGCCGCCACGACCCTGGCTGTGGACTTCGCCCAGGCCCGCAACCTGACCCTGGTGGGCTTCCTGCGCCCCGGCGGGATGAACGTCTACACCCACCGGGAGCGCGTGGCGCCCTGA
- a CDS encoding MOSC domain-containing protein, which produces MGTIHAVCVSTVKHQRKEEVGSVELREDYGVAGDAHGGGERQVSLLAIEGIRRMQEKMPSLVPGDFAENLTTEGIAVELLPVGTRLAVGGAALLEITQIGKKCHNKCNIHKTVGDCIMPREGVFARVLRGGVVRKGDPIHVVS; this is translated from the coding sequence ATGGGCACCATTCACGCGGTGTGCGTCAGTACGGTCAAGCACCAGCGCAAGGAGGAGGTCGGCAGCGTGGAGCTGCGCGAGGATTACGGGGTGGCGGGCGACGCCCACGGCGGCGGGGAGCGCCAGGTCAGCCTGCTGGCCATCGAGGGCATCCGCCGGATGCAGGAGAAGATGCCCTCCCTCGTGCCCGGCGACTTCGCCGAGAACCTGACCACCGAGGGCATCGCCGTGGAGCTGCTGCCCGTGGGCACGCGCCTAGCCGTGGGCGGCGCGGCGCTCCTCGAAATCACCCAGATCGGCAAGAAATGCCACAACAAATGCAACATCCACAAGACCGTGGGCGACTGCATCATGCCCCGCGAGGGCGTGTTCGCGCGGGTGCTGCGCGGCGGGGTGGTGCGCAAGGGCGACCCCATCCATGTCGTCAGCTAG
- the hisF gene encoding imidazole glycerol phosphate synthase subunit HisF, producing MLSKRVIPCLDVRDGRLTKGIKFKDNIDIGDPVATARTYYEEGADELVFYDITASHEGRGIMLKVVERVAEQIFIPFSVGGGIGTVEQMRDVLLAGAEKVSINSPAVKDPDLISRGAAAFGSQCIVVGMDVLAVPPSDTCPSGYEIVIHGGRQRMGLDAVQWAKTAEALGAGELCVNSIDADGTKEGYELKLTRMICDAVSIPVIASGGAGTPEHMAAACQQGRASAALIASIVHYGEYSIRDCKNVMKAHGVKVREVW from the coding sequence GTGCTCAGTAAGCGCGTCATCCCCTGCCTGGACGTCCGCGACGGGCGCCTGACCAAGGGCATCAAGTTCAAGGACAACATCGACATCGGCGACCCCGTGGCCACGGCGCGCACCTACTACGAGGAGGGCGCCGACGAGCTGGTGTTCTACGACATCACCGCCTCCCACGAGGGCCGGGGCATCATGCTCAAGGTCGTGGAGCGCGTGGCCGAGCAGATCTTCATCCCCTTCTCCGTGGGCGGGGGCATCGGCACGGTGGAGCAAATGCGCGACGTGCTGCTGGCGGGCGCCGAGAAGGTCTCCATCAACTCCCCGGCGGTGAAGGACCCGGACCTCATCAGCCGGGGCGCGGCGGCCTTCGGCTCGCAGTGCATCGTGGTCGGCATGGACGTGCTGGCCGTGCCGCCTTCGGACACCTGCCCCTCGGGCTACGAGATCGTCATCCACGGCGGGCGCCAGCGCATGGGCCTGGACGCCGTCCAGTGGGCCAAGACCGCCGAGGCCCTGGGCGCGGGCGAGCTGTGCGTCAACTCCATCGACGCCGACGGCACCAAGGAAGGCTACGAGCTGAAGCTCACGCGCATGATCTGCGACGCGGTGTCCATCCCGGTCATCGCTTCGGGCGGCGCAGGCACCCCCGAGCACATGGCCGCCGCCTGCCAGCAGGGCCGCGCCAGCGCCGCGCTCATCGCCAGCATCGTCCACTACGGCGAATACTCCATCCGCGACTGCAAGAACGTCATGAAAGCCCACGGCGTCAAGGTCCGCGAGGTCTGGTAG
- the hisH gene encoding imidazole glycerol phosphate synthase subunit HisH, protein MLAILDYKAGNQTSVRRALDSLGIACEITADPQRIRAASGLIFPGVGAAGQAMGQLRSSGLDHALAGHIAAGKPLLGICVGCQIMLDYCQENDTATLGIVPGECRMFNPSWADEDGVPIRVPHMGWNRVTLKNPAEPLFAGIDPAAEFYFVHSYYPAPAPQYVLGTTSYGIDFCSVHGREGLWAVQFHPEKSGGPGLALLANFAAYCKEAVRAQ, encoded by the coding sequence ATGCTCGCCATCCTCGACTACAAGGCTGGAAACCAGACCTCGGTGCGCCGCGCCCTGGACTCCCTGGGCATCGCCTGCGAAATCACGGCGGACCCGCAACGCATCCGCGCCGCCTCGGGCCTCATCTTCCCCGGGGTGGGCGCCGCCGGGCAGGCCATGGGCCAGCTGCGCTCCAGCGGGCTGGACCACGCCCTGGCCGGGCATATCGCGGCGGGCAAGCCGCTCCTGGGCATCTGCGTGGGCTGCCAGATCATGCTCGACTACTGCCAGGAGAACGACACCGCCACCCTGGGCATCGTGCCCGGCGAGTGCCGCATGTTCAACCCCTCCTGGGCCGACGAGGACGGCGTGCCCATCCGCGTGCCGCACATGGGCTGGAACCGCGTGACCCTCAAGAACCCCGCCGAGCCGCTCTTCGCGGGCATCGACCCGGCTGCGGAGTTCTACTTCGTGCACAGCTACTACCCGGCCCCGGCGCCGCAGTACGTCCTGGGCACCACCAGCTACGGCATCGACTTCTGCTCGGTCCATGGCCGCGAAGGCCTGTGGGCCGTGCAGTTCCACCCCGAGAAGAGCGGCGGCCCGGGCCTGGCCCTGCTGGCCAACTTCGCCGCCTACTGCAAGGAGGCCGTCCGTGCTCAGTAA
- the rfaD gene encoding ADP-glyceromanno-heptose 6-epimerase, with the protein MHIVTGGAGFIGSAFVWKLNQMGITDIVVVDELGTSESWKNLVSLRYADYLHKDTFLDMVLHDELPFGVDSVTHMGACSSTTEQDADYLMENNYRYSVTLAAWCLEHGARFINASSAATYGDGSRGFSDDEARLGELRPLNMYGYSKQLFDLWAQREGVLGSLASLKFFNVFGPNEYHKGDMMSVICKAHTQIGQTGKLKLFKSYHPDYPDGGQMRDFVYVKDCVDVMWWLLMHPEVGGVFNVGTGRARSWNDLARSVFAAMGLPEAIEYIDMPEQLRGKYQYYTQAEMTKLAATGCPVQFTSLEDAAKDYVQGYLAREERYL; encoded by the coding sequence ATGCATATCGTCACCGGCGGCGCCGGGTTCATCGGCAGCGCTTTTGTCTGGAAACTGAACCAGATGGGCATCACGGACATCGTGGTCGTGGACGAGCTGGGCACGTCCGAGAGCTGGAAGAACCTGGTCAGCCTGCGCTATGCGGACTACCTGCACAAGGACACCTTCCTGGACATGGTGCTGCACGACGAGCTGCCCTTTGGCGTGGACAGCGTGACGCACATGGGCGCCTGCTCCTCGACCACCGAGCAGGACGCCGACTACCTGATGGAGAACAACTACCGCTACAGCGTGACCCTGGCCGCGTGGTGCCTGGAGCACGGCGCGCGCTTCATCAACGCCTCATCGGCGGCGACCTATGGCGACGGCTCGCGCGGCTTCTCCGACGATGAAGCCCGCCTGGGCGAGCTGCGCCCGCTGAACATGTACGGCTATTCCAAGCAGCTCTTCGACCTCTGGGCCCAGCGCGAGGGCGTGCTCGGCTCCCTGGCCAGCCTCAAATTCTTCAACGTTTTCGGGCCAAACGAGTACCACAAGGGCGACATGATGAGCGTCATCTGCAAGGCGCACACGCAGATCGGCCAGACCGGGAAGCTCAAGCTCTTCAAGAGCTACCATCCCGACTACCCCGACGGCGGCCAGATGCGCGATTTCGTCTATGTGAAGGACTGCGTGGACGTGATGTGGTGGCTGCTCATGCACCCGGAGGTCGGCGGCGTGTTCAACGTGGGCACCGGCCGGGCCCGCAGCTGGAACGACCTCGCCCGCAGCGTCTTCGCCGCCATGGGCCTGCCCGAGGCCATCGAATACATCGACATGCCCGAGCAACTGCGCGGCAAGTACCAGTACTACACCCAGGCCGAAATGACCAAACTGGCCGCCACCGGCTGCCCCGTGCAGTTCACGAGCCTGGAAGACGCCGCGAAGGACTACGTGCAGGGCTATCTGGCGCGGGAGGAGCGGTATTTGTAG
- the vapC gene encoding type II toxin-antitoxin system tRNA(fMet)-specific endonuclease VapC, with protein sequence MKVLLDTNICIYMIKNRPPEVRKHFEQFAPGDIAISSITVAELHYGVEKSAARERNASALEAFLLPLEIVPFDLDSALAYGKIRADLEKRGRPIGGMDMLLAAQAMAQGFTLITHNLKEFTRIPDLKCETWVD encoded by the coding sequence ATGAAGGTCCTCCTGGATACGAATATCTGCATCTACATGATAAAGAACAGGCCGCCGGAAGTCCGCAAGCACTTTGAACAATTCGCTCCAGGGGATATTGCCATCTCCTCAATCACCGTTGCTGAACTGCACTACGGCGTCGAAAAGAGTGCCGCCAGGGAAAGGAACGCATCAGCTCTGGAAGCCTTCCTCCTGCCCTTGGAAATTGTGCCCTTTGATCTTGATTCCGCCCTTGCATACGGCAAGATCCGCGCCGACCTCGAAAAACGAGGGCGGCCCATCGGCGGAATGGACATGCTGCTCGCCGCCCAGGCCATGGCGCAGGGGTTCACGCTTATCACCCACAACCTGAAAGAGTTCACGCGAATCCCCGATTTGAAATGCGAAACATGGGTTGACTAG
- a CDS encoding antitoxin: MQQAKLFQKGQSQAVQLPKDFHFEGDSVSIKRIGRAVVLLPRDKPWETLFDSLAQFSPDFMDKRNQPHPDIREEFE; encoded by the coding sequence ATGCAACAAGCCAAGTTATTCCAAAAAGGGCAAAGCCAGGCGGTGCAACTGCCCAAGGATTTCCACTTCGAGGGCGACAGCGTGTCCATCAAGCGCATCGGACGGGCTGTGGTCCTCTTGCCCCGCGACAAGCCGTGGGAAACCCTCTTCGACTCCCTGGCCCAATTCTCGCCGGACTTCATGGACAAGCGCAACCAGCCGCACCCCGATATCCGTGAGGAATTCGAATGA
- the mutL gene encoding DNA mismatch repair endonuclease MutL translates to MPHQPAAPRRPIQVLPPELQNQIAAGEVVERPASVLKELVENSLDAWATQVDVSIDQGGQGSITVTDDGFGMDPAEMALALTRHATSKIADVRELESIASFGFRGEALPSIASVSRLTLTSIPRGAAEGFCIEVDSGREVARGPAALRAGTRIEVRDLFVSVPARLKFLKSPATEARRCQDALFRLALARLDVGLRLASGGREVFALRPGQTLAERLAVAWPPAVTAALLPFDFARDDCRAHGLAGDPQAAQGRADRILLYVNGRAVQDRLMLRAVREAYSGRLLAREYPQAVVFLELPPGATDVNVHPAKTEVRFRDESLVFSVVRRAIASALERHMDGAPGSGTGVREALRGGAGAPDAHDALPPRADARPGFDTWREYTRTVAREERLGFGLPPRPAPAAPAAARDFAAPGRLAEPGPGPRPGAPDPAPAPALDDLGGGPATYLGQLADTYLILRHHDGTLSLVDQHAAHERVLYHSFERAQTRGDAQPLAVPLDLPLHPAEAARLDELWEGLRTLGFGLERPAPELLRVAAIPPLLTVARAKDYLRAAVSGQSRDVRDLWALMSCKAAIKAGQALARDEALALLEAWRAVPGRDYCPHGRPVRIAWTPADLERLFKRKA, encoded by the coding sequence ATGCCGCACCAGCCCGCCGCGCCCCGCCGCCCCATCCAGGTCCTGCCCCCCGAACTGCAAAACCAGATCGCCGCCGGCGAGGTGGTGGAGCGCCCGGCCTCCGTGCTCAAGGAGCTGGTGGAAAACAGCCTCGACGCCTGGGCCACCCAGGTGGACGTGAGCATCGACCAGGGCGGCCAGGGGTCCATCACCGTCACCGACGACGGCTTCGGCATGGACCCCGCCGAAATGGCCCTGGCCCTGACCCGCCACGCCACCAGCAAGATCGCGGACGTGCGCGAGCTGGAGTCCATCGCCAGCTTCGGCTTCCGGGGCGAGGCCCTGCCGTCCATCGCCTCGGTGTCGCGCCTGACGCTGACCTCCATCCCGCGCGGGGCCGCCGAGGGCTTCTGCATCGAGGTGGACTCCGGGCGCGAGGTGGCGCGCGGCCCGGCGGCGCTGCGCGCGGGCACGCGCATCGAGGTCCGCGACCTGTTCGTCAGCGTCCCGGCGCGGCTCAAATTCCTCAAATCCCCGGCCACCGAGGCCCGCCGCTGCCAGGACGCCCTGTTCCGCCTGGCCCTGGCCCGGCTGGACGTGGGCCTGCGGCTGGCCAGCGGCGGGCGCGAGGTCTTCGCCCTGCGCCCGGGGCAGACCCTGGCCGAGCGGCTGGCCGTGGCCTGGCCCCCGGCGGTGACGGCGGCGCTGCTGCCCTTCGATTTCGCGCGCGACGACTGCCGGGCCCACGGGCTGGCGGGCGACCCCCAGGCCGCCCAGGGCCGGGCCGACCGCATCCTGCTCTACGTCAATGGCCGCGCCGTGCAGGACCGGCTCATGCTGCGCGCCGTGCGCGAGGCGTACTCCGGGCGGCTGCTCGCGCGCGAGTACCCGCAGGCCGTGGTCTTCCTGGAGCTGCCCCCGGGCGCCACCGACGTCAACGTCCACCCCGCCAAGACCGAGGTCCGCTTCCGCGACGAATCCCTGGTCTTTTCCGTGGTCCGCCGGGCCATCGCCAGCGCCCTGGAGCGGCATATGGACGGCGCCCCGGGCTCCGGCACCGGGGTGCGCGAGGCCCTGCGCGGCGGGGCGGGCGCCCCGGACGCCCACGACGCCCTGCCCCCGCGTGCGGACGCCCGCCCGGGCTTCGACACCTGGCGCGAATACACGCGCACCGTGGCCCGCGAGGAGCGCCTGGGCTTCGGGCTGCCCCCGCGCCCGGCCCCGGCGGCCCCGGCGGCCGCCCGCGACTTCGCCGCCCCGGGCCGCCTGGCCGAACCCGGCCCGGGCCCGCGCCCGGGCGCCCCGGACCCCGCCCCGGCCCCGGCCCTGGACGACCTGGGCGGCGGCCCGGCCACCTACCTCGGGCAGCTGGCCGACACCTATCTCATCCTGCGCCACCACGACGGCACCCTCTCGCTGGTGGACCAGCACGCGGCCCACGAGCGCGTGCTCTACCACAGCTTCGAGCGGGCCCAGACGCGCGGCGACGCCCAGCCCCTGGCCGTGCCGCTGGATCTGCCCCTGCACCCCGCCGAGGCCGCGCGGCTGGACGAGCTGTGGGAGGGCCTGCGGACCCTGGGCTTCGGCCTGGAACGCCCGGCGCCGGAGCTGTTGCGCGTGGCGGCCATCCCGCCGCTGCTCACCGTGGCCCGCGCCAAGGACTACCTGCGCGCGGCGGTCAGCGGCCAGTCGCGCGACGTGCGCGACCTGTGGGCGCTCATGTCCTGCAAGGCGGCCATCAAGGCCGGGCAGGCCCTGGCGCGCGACGAGGCCCTGGCCCTGCTGGAGGCCTGGCGCGCCGTGCCCGGGCGCGACTACTGCCCCCATGGCCGCCCGGTGCGCATCGCCTGGACCCCCGCCGACCTGGAGCGGCTCTTCAAGCGCAAGGCCTAG